In Zingiber officinale cultivar Zhangliang chromosome 6A, Zo_v1.1, whole genome shotgun sequence, a single genomic region encodes these proteins:
- the LOC121996633 gene encoding protein HOTHEAD-like translates to MRGGIAVQAVMRVIDTQALSEFRYPNQTVEYLQALTANLIVNNRARSPLDATSLDQFCKDLVLTFWHFHGGCEVGKVVDNEYRVIGVAGLRVIDGSTFSFSPGTNPQATLMMLGRYMGILIGNDGVEPSLSGSSFY, encoded by the exons ATGCGTGGAGGCATTGCAGTGCAGGCGGTCATGAGAGTGATCGATACGCAAGCGCTGTCCGAATTCAGATATCCGAATCAAACGGTGGAGTACTTGCAGGCTCTCACTGCAAACTTAATCGTCAATAACAGAGCAAGAAGTCCTCTGGATGCCACTTCGCTGGATCAATTCTGCAAGGACCTCGTGCTCACCTTTTGGCATTTCCATGGCGGGTGTGAAGTAGGGAAGGTGGTCGACAATGAATACAGAGTGATCGGCGTGGCTGGGCTCAGGGTGATTGATGGTTCCACTTTCAGTTTCTCCCCGGGAACTAACCCTCAAGCAACTCTCATGATGTTGGGCAG GTACATGGGGATTCTGATAGGAAATGATGGTGTTGAACCAAGCTTAAGTGGCAGCTCTTTTTACTGA
- the LOC121996632 gene encoding uncharacterized protein LOC121996632 — translation MENDSFDARVKRLFGSRLFDTVPENSFPASSWNVAAGDVERQRWIREKAPGTDREDDPCASAFDEGGCFAQKSKRSKRDRKRKSKDDLDGFDEEEEELDTEGSGEEDDEANDEDQEAQHVRASVGLDPTLDREEEEDEYDMAAMNRKVTMERIYMKDVNDYGPFLNFHAAIPDSLDDLSEEVHDFSRDPRADHFAASVRLSEDVKAVGNNQIAEDGIKLKSILKRKANHIDSNPKKRVHFSPGCNDSNFKANEEQVSLVAPQATEAMVDGENNLQIPEDHPKIPDYLRNPTKYTCYSLESSIDVDDGTNKKAFEDLRNLMKHSNPAETVALESSAALPMSITFTPQKKSQGNMLIDSSCQTHSLGISIDTSENDTCGMDEDDTRVGEASTRGRKAPRNYRSKSSDDS, via the exons ATGGAGAACGATAGCTTCGACGCCCGAGTAAAGCGCCTCTTCGGCTCTCGTCTCTTCGATACCGTTCCCGAAAACTCCTTCCCGGCGTCTTCTTGGAACGTCGCTGCTGGCGATGTCGAGCGGCAACGCTGGATCCGGGAGAAAGCCCCCGGCACCGACCGCGAGGATGACCCCTGTGCCTCCGCATTTGATGAAGGAGGTTGCTTCGCGCAGAAATCCAAGAGGTCCAAAAGGGACCGCAAGAGGAAGTCGAAAGACGACCTGGATGGAttcgatgaggaggaggaggagttggACACCGAAGGTAGTGGCGAGGAAGACGATGAAGCCAATGATGAAGACCAAGAGGCGCAGCATGTTAGGGCTTCTGTGGGGCTCGATCCAACCCTCGACCGTGAG gaggaggaggatgaataTGATATGGCAGCCATGAATCGGAAAGTTACCATGGAGCGCATATACATGAAAGATGTCAATGACTACGGCCCTTTTTTGAACTTCCACGCGGCAATCCCTGATTCCCTTGATGATTTGTCCGAAGAGGTCCATGATTTTAGTAGAGATCCCCGTGCTGACCATTTTGCAGCCAGTGTAAGGCTCAGCGAAGATGTCAAGGCAGTGGGAAATAACCAAATTGCTGAAGATGGCATCAAATTGAAGTCTATTCTGAAAAGGAAAGCAAATCATATTGATTCCAACCCAAAAAAACGTGTTCATTTTAGTCCAGGATGCAACGACAGCAATTTTAAGGCTAATGAAGAACAAGTGTCTCTTGTAGCCCCTCAGGCCACGGAGGCAATGGTTGATGGAGAAAACAATTTACAAATTCCTGAAGACCACCCTAAAATCCCCGATTACTTGAGGAACCCCACTAAGTATACTTGCTACAGCCTGGAGTCATCAATTGATGTGGATGATGGAACTAACAAGAAGGCATTTGAAGATTTAAGAAATTTGATGAAGCATTCAAACCCTGCTGAGACGGTGGCACTTGAGAGTTCTGCTGCACTTCCAATGTCCATCACTTTCACACCTCAGAAGAAATCACAAGGTAATATGTTGATCGACAGCAGCTGCCAAACCCATTCCCTTGGAATATCAATAGACACATCTGAAAATGATACATGTGGAATGGATGAAGATGATACTCGTGTAGGAGAAGCTAGCACTCGTGGAAGAAAAGCTCCGCGAAATTATCGATCAAAGTCATCCGATGATTCATAA